ACAAAAATATATGACGCGGTGAATAATTGAAGAAACAAATTACacaaataattacaaattaaaataaattacactTATGCGATTGTATTTTTTGagattatacattttttttattttgttaatgttTGTAATAACTTATAAAGATAAGCAAtgttgtatttttaaaaaattaagaagatggtgcaatatataaaaattgtcaaggaaatattttgaataattaaaattttcatataggAGTAGAACAAAggcatataaaaaaaaagaaaaaaaacattatttaagCAACTTTTAtagaagaataaaaaacaaGGATATTGTACATTAAAAGTATATGTTAACCTAACACCTCTAAAAATTAGCAAGTTTCACTTGGTATATTAAAAAGACAAAACATTAgttataaatatgaaattaatgaAAGTTCTTTAAGTAACTTAGATAATCATTACTTAATATTCTATGaagaatttagaattttttttttcttcacataTATGTTGCATAGATGTGAGACTCAATGACTCGATGTTTTATGGAAGTAAATGACAATCTTTATATAACATGTCATCATAACTACAGAGAATCCAATATCCTCCatcaaagcatttaatgttTTCCTtacatatttttgaaatatggAGGTCCAATAAATGATAACTTTTGAATAAACTAACATAAACATAAGTATAAGCACATCACATACTAAGTGTTGCAATATcatctaattattatttaaaactaacATATCCTAAAGATAAGACTTTTTTAGCTCACGTACTAATTCACATTTGAAATTCTAAAATTCTTTCTCATTCTGTAATTGAAAATTCAcgattaaaaaatacattttttttattttaaaaataaaattgaaaaaacaaaatttcattcttgaagaaaaagtattggaataaaaaaaaatatattttaaaaaaaaaatccaaaaaagaaaatgtgaaaaaaGAGATTTCGAAATTCAAAAAAGTACTTAAAGAAAAtcaaatccaaaaatgtattctggattatcaaaactaaaatatattttgagttGTAACTCACgtctatttaaaaactaaaaaaatattttgataatttcgCATAAGATATTGGAtgcatatataaatttattgggTGGAAGAAGCAATTGTGACTAAATAGATTGAGCCCATAAAAGTTGGTCAGAATTGCCCACAAACACAGGGCAAATtgttcctgcacctccatacttCCTTCTtatatctctatttttttttttcaatttcaaccCTATCCTTATGACTATTTTAGTGGAGAGTTTGAtgactttttctttcttttcaagtGGTGTTGGGTGTGGTCACTGATGTTATTTGGTGATTGTTGGTAAGTCGGTGGTTGATATAAGTTTTGTAATTgttcattttttgtttgttcatttttttaacttttttttatatcaaattgTAAAATTCATAACACCCATTACtataatatgtattttaatAATTCCAAATCCAAAAAATACCCTAAGGATTGtacatttcaaaatatattttaaaattatattctatATTGTACAATATGGAagatatatattttcatattgtaAAAACTGAAATACATATTATAGTAAGAGATATTACAAATTGTACAAAATTATTACCTTATGAATTTTGTAATCcttgatgatttttttaaaaaaataaattattttagattttaaaatttggaaGGTATTGAGAggtataaatagaaaaaaataacatttccaAATGTAGAATCCAAAAAAATGGTCTTTCCGAATGACCTATTGGGTGTCTAAAAAAGTTATAGAGGTGCATGAAGAACAATCCAAACACATTACTAAAAAAACATGTTTCTTCTAACACAAACTATTAAGTATCAAGCGACACATCTGATATTTCACAAAACCATGACTCTGACACACATTTTCATTCCTTCCCTAAGGGCTTGTTTGCTTCCAGGGGTGGTCCTGTTGTCGACGACGGAAGTCACAACACCACCCCATTTGGATCCATGAATTGTTGCGGGTGAGGATGGAAGGAAAGAGAAATGAGAGTGAATTTCGGTTCTCTccaaagatgaagagaaagttgagctGAGGAGAGGGAGTGCCACGTCATTCATAGTAAGTTACTTTGGTGCCCTTGCTTTTGTGTTGAACAGTGCCCCTGCATGCATGCCACATGAAAGCATCATATTCCTGACTTGGCTCAGGAATCGTTTGACCGTGTGAAAGTGTGAAAGGTGAGTGAATGCAGTGGGTGAGGTGGGTGGGTGTGGAATGAAGCTGGCTATATAAAACGAAGCATGAAGGTGGTTCCTTCATTCACAAAAAAGCAAAGAAAGCGAGCCATTAGAGAGTGTAGTGTAGTGTGGTTGGAGAGATTCGTAAGCCATCATAGTTTGTGGTAGGGGCTTGAGTTACGTATAGCTTGTTCATCTCACGTCCTGGGTTCATCTCTGTGGTTCATCTGGGTTCATCTGTGGGTTTCTCTGAGGTGAGACCATGTCTTTGAATGGTGCTTAATCAATTATGGTTAAATTAGAACTGgtcacataatcgattatggtgaAGATAATCGATTAAGCAAAGTTAGTAATCGATTATCTGTAAAAATTTCAatccataatcgattatctgaaGTGTGGAAAAAGggtcataatcgattatttattgtcataatcgattatgcttgaTTTTTGCCTACTAACATAATCGTTTATccatggataatcgattatcctatGTATATAACTGaagggataatcgattatgttctaaattttttgaaatactgtgtttcttattttgttttatgtgGTTTTCAGGCACTCGTGGTGATGTGTTCTTCATCCTATCAGTCATCCTATTGTGTTGTTCTTGCTTATCTTcaggtttttaaatttttttatgtaaagttattttttttatttctgttttatatttatgtttggatgattatggttttgtaatataatttgtttagaatttagtttagttaattatgttaaggagttagtaaattaatgttgattgtaatataatttgtttagactttagtttagttaattatgttaaggagttagtaaactaatttctttatttgatttattgttttaatttttgtagatagttataatttttataagatttaagaaaaatatttatttgtatgaaaTGAATGATTTCCAGAATGGAAACAAAAATTTGTAAAGTTTAGGTTTTTGATTATagtaaacataaattattaatgttataattaaatcaaataaaaaaatgttgtagtgattaaagaaaactgaaaagtttagttaaatattgtttataagagaatagatttatttattttaaatgattggacaaaaattattaatgttatcattaaaaacattaaaaaaatgttttagttttttttttataagatttaattgtttataagaaaaaaattaatgtttttaaaatgaatatttttacaattggaaatagaaatttgtaatttgtaggttttttaaaaagtaattgatattttagaagtggtatttttaattgatattttaataataaatgtagaaagtaattatttatttaaaaattaattgtttataaaaaagatttacaaaatttaatttagagaatggaattcaaaattttaaaaatatttttatagggtttttatttttgtagatttaacataatttattaatattataattaaaaacattataaaaatattgtagtaattaaaaaaaaaacagtcaAAGTTTTGAGTAGAAATATGATtttgagttaattttttttaatttgtatttcacattaattattggtgttagaattaaatgttatagtaatttaaaaagtcGAAAAAAGTTTACATAAGAAATATgaatttgtaataataattttagataGTTATTagtgtttaaaaattaaattgtttataagaaataatattttatttgtaaataatatttttacagaatacaaataaaatttgttaatgtttagttaatattttttgagattgtacataaattatttGGTTTGTTTacatttatttgttgtttgattaaattatgttattgaatgatatagtactttttatgaatttttttattaaaattaattaaaagtacgTTTTAGGGTAACTGTATTGGTGTACTTTTACACCGATACGGTAACCGCATTCGGTATGAATTCGGAAAGAAATTATGACGAGGCAGAGATGGTACACTTTGAGGAAACAGTTGCAATTTATGACGATCTTGTTGCGGCaaacatgaatttaatttcacaaatcgaagaacaaataaaaaaaataatgaaggtGCATCAGTCATGATTCTTTGTATGATTGCTTTTGGGTTGAAATTGTTACGCACGGTGCCTACTGCAAGCAACTGTATCAGTGAGTCCCAATCACAAAAAGAGCGTCGCAGACAAGAATTTATGGAGTACTTGGTTCACACTGAACAATCTCGTCACATTATTCGCATGGGACCGAAAGCTTTCATTAAATTATGTGAACGAATACGGGGAACTAGACTTGTTAAAGATGCATATCGATCAACCGTGAAAGAACAAGTAGCGAAATTTCTGCACATTATTGGACATAATGTGAAGAATCGAAGTGTGTCATTCTTTTTCCATCGGTCTGGAGAAACAGTTTCCCGTCACTTTCATAATATTTTGAGTGCAATTTTAAGGTTGGAGGGGGAATTCTTAATTCAACCAAATGGAACGGTTGTAGAACCACACATCCTTAACAACAGTCGATTTCTCCCCTACTTTAAGGTTTGTTGATAATAACATTACTTGAAATTATGTGTAATGTCTTCTTTAGTTTGtgtttaattaaagttatgaAATTTTGTTTACATTAGGATTGTTTAGGGGCCATAGATGGGAGTCATGTACGTGTTAAGGTTGCACGTGCTGATGCGCCTCGTTTTCGAGGGAGAAAAGATTGGCCAACCCAAAACATATTTGCAGCCTGTGACTTTGACATGAAGTTCACATATGTCTTAGCCGGTTGGGAAGGAACTACCTCCGATTCAAGGATATTGAAAGATGTTTTGGTACGAGGCGATCCTTTGGTTATTCCAGAAGGTTAGTTATAGGGGATTGGGTGTGCAGAAGAATTAAAAGGTTGTAGTAGTATATACTAACCCAGCTTTCCACAATCTTTGTAGGAAAATACTATCTTGGTGATGCAGTTTTTATGTTAAAACGAAATATAATAACACCTTATCGCGGGGTGAGAtaccatttgaaaaaatattcgCGAAGAGGGCCACAAAATGCAAAAGAGTTGTTTAATCATCGATATTCATCACTTAGGAACGTAATTGAGAGAACCTTTGGGGTGcttaaaaaacgttttccaattaTAGCCAGTGGGACTGAGCCACATTATGATGTGAATACTAtaacaaaaattgttttagcttgttgTATTCTGCATAACTTTCTACGCGGGATCGACAATGATGAGTCTCTGCTTGAAAAAGTAGATAATGAATTGTTAGAACAAGATATCCAACCAAGCACCACCCATGCTCGTGAACATGATTACATGATAGGGTGTGATATTAGGGACACTATAGCAAACGAAATATGGCAAgattatgtaaacaattaatttcatgaaataatatattttctaccATTTTATACAAATGCAAAAAATCACACATGTTGGTCACCTTGCCATTGAGATTTGCGAAAAAATGATACATATTAAAGAAATAGATTGGATGACCATTGCTCATCTACAGTATGACGGTCTTAAGTTAACCCCTGGAACGATCCTTGAGGAACTTAATTTTGATCGAGCTCTAGCATTATCATCCATGATTCGTGAAGATGTTGAAGGTGAAAATCTCAAAAATGTCGGTAGTCTGAAAATGAATGACCGACTGTTGCATTACACATGGGTGCATATCTTGTGCCCTCGAGGAAGCAACTATGCACAACTActgaatgaagatatttttatGTTGTGGTTAATCTAGAATAATGTACGCATTAATTGGCCTTATTACATAATGCAACACATAATCAAATGTCGAGATAACAAGATGCCTCTCCCATATGCAAATTTGATAACGAGGATCTTGCAGGTGTATGGCTTCGACTTGCCGAATGAACAAACAATAATGCTAGGCTAGAATCATTACTTTGACAAAAAAAGTATGaccaaattaaatatattccaggTCAATGACATATGACAACTTGGTAGACCTCACCATGCACACGAAGAAGAGGATGAATTGCCAGCACAAGATGTTGAAGGTGGTCAACCTGAGGAGGCAAGCCCCACTCAAAGGGAATTGTTAACTCAAATTTTGTTCGGCATACAAAACATGAATACCCGAATTGACAGGGTTGATCAAAGGATAGACAGAATTGAGGATACATTCGACGTCATCAAGGCCATTGAGTGTGTTATCATTATGTTATTgtctttgttatttttatttctaattttcatgttgaacattaatgaattgttattgttatttttgacgttgacattgttattattattgttattgttaaggttttatgctacttttcatgctacttatttacataatcatattgtttttaatgcAACTTTTTT
The sequence above is a segment of the Phaseolus vulgaris cultivar G19833 chromosome 2, P. vulgaris v2.0, whole genome shotgun sequence genome. Coding sequences within it:
- the LOC137809231 gene encoding uncharacterized protein; amino-acid sequence: MILCMIAFGLKLLRTVPTASNCISESQSQKERRRQEFMEYLVHTEQSRHIIRMGPKAFIKLCERIRGTRLVKDAYRSTVKEQVAKFLHIIGHNVKNRSVSFFFHRSGETVSRHFHNILSAILRLEGEFLIQPNGTVVEPHILNNSRFLPYFKDCLGAIDGSHVRVKVARADAPRFRGRKDWPTQNIFAACDFDMKFTYVLAGWEGTTSDSRILKDVLVRGDPLVIPEGKYYLGDAVFMLKRNIITPYRGVRYHLKKYSRRGPQNAKELFNHRYSSLRNVIERTFGVLKKRFPIIASGTEPHYDVNTITKIVLACCILHNFLRGIDNDESLLEKVDNELLEQDIQPSTTHAREHDYMIGCDIRDTIANEIWQDYVNN